In Cydia strobilella chromosome 8, ilCydStro3.1, whole genome shotgun sequence, one DNA window encodes the following:
- the LOC134743379 gene encoding xaa-Pro aminopeptidase 1, with protein MHLWKIHLLFTICLAACHALRTPNVTTTTPALTLPTLPPAPTENQQPSITCPDDVSTSPLQRLRRAMRDTMYTQMSNFFDAFLVFYSDEHLSEEPPVDERRLQYISGWDGAGTAVVLAQGEAAVWVSSGDVGRARASLSCSWLVIDADDSGQPNIAEWIATRIGHTGRVGADARLVSITEWSALATGLQPSGISLVHVPTLIDQLWNEETEPERRRPEPSRIVASLHQTDCTGLSWRDKVSFVRNELRVLGADAMVVTALDEVAWLLNVRGRDLPYAPLLKAFVVVSTRDLKVYVPQGKLSMPVREALAVYNCPVHNNNCTSIKDYSMIYTDLRRITDAKVLIPSGGTFQKGASAAIAQSVPRARGFYVMSPITYLKAQKTNAEVKCMRKAHLRDAVAMCTLISYLQGMVKGQSEISVAMKVDVTRATQANYVGPAMRTRIAFGASGADPDYRATLQSNRQVFSNTTLVIQSGGQYIEGTTLVTRTLHYGNPKLSEKRAYTTVLRSLAALSTLQPPAALPAAHADPIARAPLWATRQDYLRPTGYGVGAANHRKEDPVVIDYRQDKNLYTLAEGYFITVEPAWYEPGKFGICLGNILEVGAKSNEYLYFTEATLVPFERNLIETSMLTEYELTWLNNYNKRIRDVVGPELKAQGLTDVYYWMMNKTVPYPLPSKQTKCKTSSADWRKPGLSLVIGGIVCVVSIIL; from the exons cATGTCACGCGCTCCGTACCCCCAACGTGACGACCACGACCCCCGCACTAACGCTACCCACTCTACCCCCCGCCCCTACCGAGAACCAGCAACCCTCCATCACGTGCCCTGATGACGTCAGCACGAGTCCGCTCCAACGGTTAAGGAGAGCGATGAGGGATACAATGTATACGCAGATGAGCAACTTCTTTGATGCGTTCCTGGTGTTCTACAGCGATGAGCATTTG AGCGAGGAACCGCCAGTGGACGAAAGGCGCCTACAATACATTAGCGGCTGGGACGGTGCCGGCACGGCTGTAGTCCTCGCACAAGGCGAGGCGGCCGTCTGGGTATCTAGTGGTGATGTGGGAAGAGCAAGGGCTTCGCTGTCCTGCTCGTGGCTGGTTATAGATGCTGATGACTCCGGCCAGCCTAATATCGCTGAGTGGATTGCG ACGCGCATCGGCCACACAGGTCGCGTCGGCGCCGACGCGCGCCTCGTCTCCATAACCGAGTGGTCAGCCTTGGCCACGGGCTTGCAACCAAGCGGCATATCTCTGGTCCACGTGCCGACGTTGATAGACCAGCTGTGGAACGAGGAGACGGAGCCGGAACGACGGAGACCTGAGCCTTCGAGGATCGTGGCTAGCTTGCATCAGACCGATTGCACAG GCCTCAGTTGGCGAGACAAAGTATCATTCGTGCGTAACGAGCTCCGCGTACTTGGGGCCGATGCCATGGTGGTAACGGCTCTCGACGAGGTAGCCTGGTTACTGAACGTGCGTGGACGGGATCTGCCGTACGCACCGCTGCTGAAGGCTTTCGTCGTTGTTAGCACTAG GGACCTGAAGGTGTACGTGCCCCAGGGCAAGCTGTCCATGCCGGTGCGTGAGGCGCTGGCGGTCTACAACTGCCCGGTTCATAACAACAATTGTACCAG CATAAAAGACTACTCCATGATCTACACGGACCTCCGCCGCATCACCGACGCCAAGGTCCTCATCCCCTCCGGAGGAACGTTCCAGAAAGGCGCCTCGGCCGCTATAGCCCAGAGCGTGCCGCGGGCGCGTGGCTTCTACGTGATGTCGCCAATTACATACCTGAAGGCACAGAAGACGAACGCCGAAGTAAAGTGTATGAGGAAGGCGCATTTGAGAGATGCTGTTGCGATGTGCACGCTGATCAGTTATCTGCAGGGAATG GTAAAGGGCCAGTCCGAGATCTCTGTAGCCATGAAGGTCGATGTCACACGCGCCACGCAGGCTAACTACGTGGGTCCGGCGATGCGCACGCGCATTGCGTTCGGCGCGAGCGGCGCCGATCCTGACTACCGCGCCACGTTGCAATCTAACCGACAAGTGTTCAGCAATACTACGCTTGTGATACAGTCCGGCGGACAGTACATAG AGGGCACAACCTTAGTGACCCGCACACTCCACTACGGCAACCCGAAGCTAAGCGAAAAACGCGCCTACACAACAGTTCTCCGCTCGCTCGCGGCTCTATCAACCTTGCAGCCGCCGGCGGCGCTGCCGGCGGCGCACGCCGACCCCATCGCGCGCGCGCCTCTGTGGGCGACCAGGCAGGACTACCTGCGGCCAACGGGCTACGGTGTTGGTGCGGCCAACCATCGAAAAGAAG acCCCGTAGTCATCGACTATAGACAAGACAAGAACCTTTACACATTGGCGGAAGGATACTTTATCACAGTCG AGCCCGCATGGTACGAGCCGGGCAAGTTCGGGATCTGTCTGGGGAACATACTGGAAGTGGGAGCCAAGTCCAACGAATACTTGTACTTCACTGAGGCTACTTTGGTGCCGTTCGAGCGAAACCTTATCGAGACGTCCATGCTCACAGAGTATGAG CTAACCTGGTTGAATAACTACAACAAGCGGATCCGCGACGTGGTCGGTCCCGAGCTGAAGGCGCAGGGCCTCACCGACGTCTACTACTGGATGATGAACAAGACCGTCCCCTACCCGCTGCCCTCTAAACAGACCAAGTGTAAAACCAGCTCTGCGGATTGGAGAAAGCCTGGGCTTTCTCTTGTAATAGGGGGGATTGTTTGTGTTGttagtataattttataa